A window from Theropithecus gelada isolate Dixy chromosome 1, Tgel_1.0, whole genome shotgun sequence encodes these proteins:
- the MCL1 gene encoding induced myeloid leukemia cell differentiation protein Mcl-1 isoform X3 — MFGFKRNAVIGLNLYCGGAGLGAGSGGATPPGGRLLATEKEASARREIGGGEAGTVIGGTAGASPPAALTPDARRVARPPPIGAEVPDVTATPARLLFFAPTRRAAPLEEMEAPAADAIMSPEEELDGYEPEPLGKRPAVLPLLELVGESGNSPSTDGSLPSTPPPAEEEEDELYRQSLEIISRYLREQATGAKDTKPMGRSGATSRKALETLRRVGDGVQRNHETAFQGWVCGVLPCRGPRRWHQKCAAGFCRCCWSRSWFGISNKIALL, encoded by the exons ATGTTTGGCTTCAAAAGAAACGCGGTAATCGGACTCAACCTCTACTGTGGGGGGGCCGGCTTGGGGGCCGGCAGCGGCGGCGCCACCCCTCCGGGAGGGCGGCTTTTGGCTACGGAGAAGGAGGCCTCGGCCCGGCGAGAGATAGGGGGAGGGGAGGCCGGCACGGTGATTGGCGGAACCGCCGGCGCAAGCCCCCCGGCCGCCCTCACGCCAGACGCCCGGAGGGTCGCGCGGCCGCCGCCCATTGGCGCGGAGGTCCCCGACGTCACCGCGACCCCCGCGAGGCTGCTTTTCTTTGCGCCCACCCGCCGCGCGGCGCCGCTTGAGGAGATGGAAGCCCCGGCCGCCGACGCCATCATGTCGCCCGAAGAGGAGCTGGACGGGTACGAGCCGGAGCCTCTCGGGAAGCGGCCGGCTGTCCTGCCCTTGCTGGAGTTGGTCGGGGAATCTGGTAATAGCCCCAGTACGGATGGGTCACTACCCTCGACGCCGCCgccagcagaggaggaggaggacgagttGTACCGGCAGTCGCTGGAGATTATCTCTCGGTACCTTCGGGAGCAGGCCACCGGCGCCAAGGACACAAAGCCAATGGGCAGGTCTGGGGCCACCAGCAGGAAGGCTCTGGAGACCTTACGACGGGTTGGGGATGGCGTGCAGCGCAACCACGAGACGGCCTTCCAAG gatGGGTTTGTGGAGTTCTTCCATGTAGAGGACCTAGAAGGTGGCATCAGAAATGTGCTGCTGGCTTTTGCAGGTGTTGCTGGAGTAGGAGCTGGTTTGGCATATCTAATAAGATAGCCTTACTGTAA
- the MCL1 gene encoding induced myeloid leukemia cell differentiation protein Mcl-1 isoform X4, with amino-acid sequence MEAPAADAIMSPEEELDGYEPEPLGKRPAVLPLLELVGESGNSPSTDGSLPSTPPPAEEEEDELYRQSLEIISRYLREQATGAKDTKPMGRSGATSRKALETLRRVGDGVQRNHETAFQGMLRKLDIKNEDDVKSLSRVMVHVFSDGVTNWGRIVTLISFGAFVAKHLKTINQESCIEPLAESITDVLVRTKRDWLVKQRGWDGFVEFFHVEDLEGGIRNVLLAFAGVAGVGAGLAYLIR; translated from the exons ATGGAAGCCCCGGCCGCCGACGCCATCATGTCGCCCGAAGAGGAGCTGGACGGGTACGAGCCGGAGCCTCTCGGGAAGCGGCCGGCTGTCCTGCCCTTGCTGGAGTTGGTCGGGGAATCTGGTAATAGCCCCAGTACGGATGGGTCACTACCCTCGACGCCGCCgccagcagaggaggaggaggacgagttGTACCGGCAGTCGCTGGAGATTATCTCTCGGTACCTTCGGGAGCAGGCCACCGGCGCCAAGGACACAAAGCCAATGGGCAGGTCTGGGGCCACCAGCAGGAAGGCTCTGGAGACCTTACGACGGGTTGGGGATGGCGTGCAGCGCAACCACGAGACGGCCTTCCAAG GCATGCTTCGGAAACTGGACATCAAAAACGAAGACGATGTCAAATCTTTGTCTCGAGTGATGGTCCATGTTTTCAGCGACGGCGTAACAAACTGGGGCAGGATTGTGACTCTCATTTCTTTTGGTGCCTTTGTGGCTAAACACTTGAAGACCATAAACCAAGAAAGCTGCATCGAACCATTAGCAGAAAGTATCACAGACGTTCTCGTAAGGACAAAACGGGACTGGCTAGTTAAACAAAGAGGCTGG gatGGGTTTGTGGAGTTCTTCCATGTAGAGGACCTAGAAGGTGGCATCAGAAATGTGCTGCTGGCTTTTGCAGGTGTTGCTGGAGTAGGAGCTGGTTTGGCATATCTAATAAGATAG
- the MCL1 gene encoding induced myeloid leukemia cell differentiation protein Mcl-1 isoform X1, with amino-acid sequence MFGFKRNAVIGLNLYCGGAGLGAGSGGATPPGGRLLATEKEASARREIGGGEAGTVIGGTAGASPPAALTPDARRVARPPPIGAEVPDVTATPARLLFFAPTRRAAPLEEMEAPAADAIMSPEEELDGYEPEPLGKRPAVLPLLELVGESGNSPSTDGSLPSTPPPAEEEEDELYRQSLEIISRYLREQATGAKDTKPMGRSGATSRKALETLRRVGDGVQRNHETAFQGMLRKLDIKNEDDVKSLSRVMVHVFSDGVTNWGRIVTLISFGAFVAKHLKTINQESCIEPLAESITDVLVRTKRDWLVKQRGWDGFVEFFHVEDLEGGIRNVLLAFAGVAGVGAGLAYLIR; translated from the exons ATGTTTGGCTTCAAAAGAAACGCGGTAATCGGACTCAACCTCTACTGTGGGGGGGCCGGCTTGGGGGCCGGCAGCGGCGGCGCCACCCCTCCGGGAGGGCGGCTTTTGGCTACGGAGAAGGAGGCCTCGGCCCGGCGAGAGATAGGGGGAGGGGAGGCCGGCACGGTGATTGGCGGAACCGCCGGCGCAAGCCCCCCGGCCGCCCTCACGCCAGACGCCCGGAGGGTCGCGCGGCCGCCGCCCATTGGCGCGGAGGTCCCCGACGTCACCGCGACCCCCGCGAGGCTGCTTTTCTTTGCGCCCACCCGCCGCGCGGCGCCGCTTGAGGAGATGGAAGCCCCGGCCGCCGACGCCATCATGTCGCCCGAAGAGGAGCTGGACGGGTACGAGCCGGAGCCTCTCGGGAAGCGGCCGGCTGTCCTGCCCTTGCTGGAGTTGGTCGGGGAATCTGGTAATAGCCCCAGTACGGATGGGTCACTACCCTCGACGCCGCCgccagcagaggaggaggaggacgagttGTACCGGCAGTCGCTGGAGATTATCTCTCGGTACCTTCGGGAGCAGGCCACCGGCGCCAAGGACACAAAGCCAATGGGCAGGTCTGGGGCCACCAGCAGGAAGGCTCTGGAGACCTTACGACGGGTTGGGGATGGCGTGCAGCGCAACCACGAGACGGCCTTCCAAG GCATGCTTCGGAAACTGGACATCAAAAACGAAGACGATGTCAAATCTTTGTCTCGAGTGATGGTCCATGTTTTCAGCGACGGCGTAACAAACTGGGGCAGGATTGTGACTCTCATTTCTTTTGGTGCCTTTGTGGCTAAACACTTGAAGACCATAAACCAAGAAAGCTGCATCGAACCATTAGCAGAAAGTATCACAGACGTTCTCGTAAGGACAAAACGGGACTGGCTAGTTAAACAAAGAGGCTGG gatGGGTTTGTGGAGTTCTTCCATGTAGAGGACCTAGAAGGTGGCATCAGAAATGTGCTGCTGGCTTTTGCAGGTGTTGCTGGAGTAGGAGCTGGTTTGGCATATCTAATAAGATAG
- the MCL1 gene encoding induced myeloid leukemia cell differentiation protein Mcl-1 isoform X2 gives MFGFKRNAVIGLNLYCGGAGLGAGSGGATPPGGRLLATEKEASARREIGGGEAGTVIGGTAGASPPAALTPDARRVARPPPIGAEVPDVTATPARLLFFAPTRRAAPLEEMEAPAADAIMSPEEELDGYEPEPLGKRPAVLPLLELVGESGNSPSTDGSLPSTPPPAEEEEDELYRQSLEIISRYLREQATGAKDTKPMGRSGATSRKALETLRRVGDGVQRNHETAFQAESITDVLVRTKRDWLVKQRGWDGFVEFFHVEDLEGGIRNVLLAFAGVAGVGAGLAYLIR, from the exons ATGTTTGGCTTCAAAAGAAACGCGGTAATCGGACTCAACCTCTACTGTGGGGGGGCCGGCTTGGGGGCCGGCAGCGGCGGCGCCACCCCTCCGGGAGGGCGGCTTTTGGCTACGGAGAAGGAGGCCTCGGCCCGGCGAGAGATAGGGGGAGGGGAGGCCGGCACGGTGATTGGCGGAACCGCCGGCGCAAGCCCCCCGGCCGCCCTCACGCCAGACGCCCGGAGGGTCGCGCGGCCGCCGCCCATTGGCGCGGAGGTCCCCGACGTCACCGCGACCCCCGCGAGGCTGCTTTTCTTTGCGCCCACCCGCCGCGCGGCGCCGCTTGAGGAGATGGAAGCCCCGGCCGCCGACGCCATCATGTCGCCCGAAGAGGAGCTGGACGGGTACGAGCCGGAGCCTCTCGGGAAGCGGCCGGCTGTCCTGCCCTTGCTGGAGTTGGTCGGGGAATCTGGTAATAGCCCCAGTACGGATGGGTCACTACCCTCGACGCCGCCgccagcagaggaggaggaggacgagttGTACCGGCAGTCGCTGGAGATTATCTCTCGGTACCTTCGGGAGCAGGCCACCGGCGCCAAGGACACAAAGCCAATGGGCAGGTCTGGGGCCACCAGCAGGAAGGCTCTGGAGACCTTACGACGGGTTGGGGATGGCGTGCAGCGCAACCACGAGACGGCCTTCCAAG CAGAAAGTATCACAGACGTTCTCGTAAGGACAAAACGGGACTGGCTAGTTAAACAAAGAGGCTGG gatGGGTTTGTGGAGTTCTTCCATGTAGAGGACCTAGAAGGTGGCATCAGAAATGTGCTGCTGGCTTTTGCAGGTGTTGCTGGAGTAGGAGCTGGTTTGGCATATCTAATAAGATAG
- the MCL1 gene encoding induced myeloid leukemia cell differentiation protein Mcl-1 isoform X5: MFGFKRNAVIGLNLYCGGAGLGAGSGGATPPGGRLLATGAKDTKPMGRSGATSRKALETLRRVGDGVQRNHETAFQGMLRKLDIKNEDDVKSLSRVMVHVFSDGVTNWGRIVTLISFGAFVAKHLKTINQESCIEPLAESITDVLVRTKRDWLVKQRGWDGFVEFFHVEDLEGGIRNVLLAFAGVAGVGAGLAYLIR, from the exons ATGTTTGGCTTCAAAAGAAACGCGGTAATCGGACTCAACCTCTACTGTGGGGGGGCCGGCTTGGGGGCCGGCAGCGGCGGCGCCACCCCTCCGGGAGGGCGGCTTTTG GCCACCGGCGCCAAGGACACAAAGCCAATGGGCAGGTCTGGGGCCACCAGCAGGAAGGCTCTGGAGACCTTACGACGGGTTGGGGATGGCGTGCAGCGCAACCACGAGACGGCCTTCCAAG GCATGCTTCGGAAACTGGACATCAAAAACGAAGACGATGTCAAATCTTTGTCTCGAGTGATGGTCCATGTTTTCAGCGACGGCGTAACAAACTGGGGCAGGATTGTGACTCTCATTTCTTTTGGTGCCTTTGTGGCTAAACACTTGAAGACCATAAACCAAGAAAGCTGCATCGAACCATTAGCAGAAAGTATCACAGACGTTCTCGTAAGGACAAAACGGGACTGGCTAGTTAAACAAAGAGGCTGG gatGGGTTTGTGGAGTTCTTCCATGTAGAGGACCTAGAAGGTGGCATCAGAAATGTGCTGCTGGCTTTTGCAGGTGTTGCTGGAGTAGGAGCTGGTTTGGCATATCTAATAAGATAG